One window of Pyrus communis chromosome 12, drPyrComm1.1, whole genome shotgun sequence genomic DNA carries:
- the LOC137710623 gene encoding ubiquitin-like modifier-activating enzyme 5 isoform X2, protein MKEYGISQLPLLSGVGGVGSVAAEMLTRCGIGRLLLYDYDKVELANMNRLFFRPEQSGMTKTDAAVQTLSDINPDVILESYTLNITTVQGFDTFMSSLKNKSFRPNKEGTGIDLVLSCVDNYEARMAVNQACNELNQTWMESGVSEDAVSGHIQLLIPGETACFACAPPLVVASGVDERTLKREGVCAASLPTTMGVVAGLLVQNTLKYLLNFGNVSPYLGYNSLKDFFPTMEMKPNPQCSNFACLERQKEYLLVKPARDAAIKAKMEAEASSVPESPLHLDNEWEISVVDDTEPESTDAKTSDALPEGLVRELPSADEFQKPPTEATEGTIDDLEDLRKQLEALNS, encoded by the exons ATGAAAGAATACGGGATTTCTCAGTTGCCATTGTTGTCT GGAGTAGGCGGTGTAGGAAGTGTAGCAGCTGAGATGCTTACAAGATGTGGTATTGGTCGCCTTTTGTTGTATGATTATGACAAAGTAGAGTTAGCTAACATGAATAGGTTATTCTTTCGACCAGAACAG AGTGGCATGACAAAAACAGATGCTGCTGTACAGACCCTTTCAGACATAAATCCCGATGTTATACTCGAG AGCTATACACTGAACATCACAACAGTGCAAGGTTTTGATACCTTTATGtctagtttaaaaaataaatcgtTTCGCCCAAATAAAGAAGGCACTGGAATAGACCTTGTGTTAAGCTGTGTTGATAATTATGAAGCAAGAATGGCTGTTAATCAG GCTTGCAATGAACTGAATCAGACATGGATGGAGTCTG GTGTGTCTGAGGATGCCGTTTCAGGCCATATTCAGTTGCTGATTCCTGGTGAAActgcatgttttgcatgtgcaCCACCTTTG GTTGTAGCATCTGGAGTGGATGAACGTACACTTAAGCGTGAAGGGGTTTGTGCTGCATCTTTACCTACCACTATG GGAGTTGTTGCTGGGCTTCTAGTCCAAAATACACTAAAATACTTGCTGAACTTTGGAAACGTCTCCCCATACTTG GGATATAATTCTCTTAAAGACTTCTTCCCAACCATGGAAATGAAGCCAAACCCTCAGTGTTCTAATTTTGCTTGTCTGGAACGGCAG AAAGAATACTTGCTTGTAAAGCCAGCTAGGGATGCTGCAATTAAAGCAAAGATGGAAGCTGAAGCATCATCAGTTCCGGAATCTCCACTTCATCTTGATAATGAATGGGAAATAAG tGTTGTTGATGATACCGAGCCGGAAAGTACAGATGCCAAAACTTCAG ATGCACTTCCAGAAGGTCTTGTTCGCGAGCTCCCCAGTGCAGATGAGTTCCAAAAACCGCCAACTGAAGCTACAGAGGGTACTATCGACGACCTAGAAGATCTTCGAAAGCAACTTGAGGCCTTAAATTCTTGA
- the LOC137710623 gene encoding ubiquitin-like modifier-activating enzyme 5 isoform X1 — MEVELKEMLNDLESLKRSLADPSHHAPIDKLQLRVERLTSLSKSGPVRRSKVKDMSAEVVDSNPYSRLMALQRMGIVENYERIRDFSVAIVGVGGVGSVAAEMLTRCGIGRLLLYDYDKVELANMNRLFFRPEQSGMTKTDAAVQTLSDINPDVILESYTLNITTVQGFDTFMSSLKNKSFRPNKEGTGIDLVLSCVDNYEARMAVNQACNELNQTWMESGVSEDAVSGHIQLLIPGETACFACAPPLVVASGVDERTLKREGVCAASLPTTMGVVAGLLVQNTLKYLLNFGNVSPYLGYNSLKDFFPTMEMKPNPQCSNFACLERQKEYLLVKPARDAAIKAKMEAEASSVPESPLHLDNEWEISVVDDTEPESTDAKTSDALPEGLVRELPSADEFQKPPTEATEGTIDDLEDLRKQLEALNS; from the exons atgGAGGTGGAACTGAAGGAGATGCTGAACGATCTGGAATCGCTGAAGAGATCGCTGGCCGATCCTTCTCATCATGCTCCAATCGATAAG CTACAATTGCGCGTAGAACGCCTTACGAGCCTTTCAAAGTCTGGACCTGTCCGGCGTTCAAAAGTGAAG GATATGAGCGCCGAGGTGGTAGATAGCAATCCTTACAGTAGGCTTATGGCACTTCAGAGGATGGGTATTGTGGAGAACTATGAAAGAATACGGGATTTCTCAGTTGCCATTGTT GGAGTAGGCGGTGTAGGAAGTGTAGCAGCTGAGATGCTTACAAGATGTGGTATTGGTCGCCTTTTGTTGTATGATTATGACAAAGTAGAGTTAGCTAACATGAATAGGTTATTCTTTCGACCAGAACAG AGTGGCATGACAAAAACAGATGCTGCTGTACAGACCCTTTCAGACATAAATCCCGATGTTATACTCGAG AGCTATACACTGAACATCACAACAGTGCAAGGTTTTGATACCTTTATGtctagtttaaaaaataaatcgtTTCGCCCAAATAAAGAAGGCACTGGAATAGACCTTGTGTTAAGCTGTGTTGATAATTATGAAGCAAGAATGGCTGTTAATCAG GCTTGCAATGAACTGAATCAGACATGGATGGAGTCTG GTGTGTCTGAGGATGCCGTTTCAGGCCATATTCAGTTGCTGATTCCTGGTGAAActgcatgttttgcatgtgcaCCACCTTTG GTTGTAGCATCTGGAGTGGATGAACGTACACTTAAGCGTGAAGGGGTTTGTGCTGCATCTTTACCTACCACTATG GGAGTTGTTGCTGGGCTTCTAGTCCAAAATACACTAAAATACTTGCTGAACTTTGGAAACGTCTCCCCATACTTG GGATATAATTCTCTTAAAGACTTCTTCCCAACCATGGAAATGAAGCCAAACCCTCAGTGTTCTAATTTTGCTTGTCTGGAACGGCAG AAAGAATACTTGCTTGTAAAGCCAGCTAGGGATGCTGCAATTAAAGCAAAGATGGAAGCTGAAGCATCATCAGTTCCGGAATCTCCACTTCATCTTGATAATGAATGGGAAATAAG tGTTGTTGATGATACCGAGCCGGAAAGTACAGATGCCAAAACTTCAG ATGCACTTCCAGAAGGTCTTGTTCGCGAGCTCCCCAGTGCAGATGAGTTCCAAAAACCGCCAACTGAAGCTACAGAGGGTACTATCGACGACCTAGAAGATCTTCGAAAGCAACTTGAGGCCTTAAATTCTTGA